One region of Streptomyces rishiriensis genomic DNA includes:
- a CDS encoding DUF3105 domain-containing protein, producing the protein MGSANKTGSAARKARIEEMRRTEQVRERRNRFLVIGGSVVAVVALVAGGVFVVKSQSGDDKDTAADGKAASGHFVTGADGVKTWKGTLGRTHVSKTVTYPTEPPVGGDHNQVWMNCDGEVYTKALDNMNAVHSLEHGAVWVTYNSKASKADVDALAAKVEKTPYTLMSPDDAQADPIMLTAWGHQRTVTGASDANVDAFFEKFVQGEQTPEPGAACTGGLPQ; encoded by the coding sequence ATGGGTTCCGCCAACAAGACCGGCAGCGCGGCGCGCAAGGCGCGTATAGAGGAGATGCGGCGGACCGAGCAGGTCCGGGAGCGACGGAACCGGTTTCTCGTGATCGGCGGCAGTGTCGTCGCCGTGGTCGCGCTGGTCGCCGGTGGTGTGTTCGTCGTGAAGTCGCAGTCCGGCGACGACAAGGACACCGCCGCCGACGGCAAGGCGGCCTCGGGTCACTTCGTCACCGGCGCCGACGGGGTCAAGACCTGGAAGGGCACGCTGGGCCGTACCCACGTCAGCAAGACCGTCACGTACCCGACCGAGCCGCCCGTCGGCGGGGACCACAACCAGGTCTGGATGAACTGCGACGGTGAGGTCTACACCAAGGCCCTCGACAACATGAACGCCGTGCACTCGCTCGAGCACGGCGCGGTCTGGGTGACGTACAACAGCAAGGCGAGCAAGGCCGACGTCGACGCCCTCGCCGCGAAGGTCGAGAAGACGCCCTACACGCTGATGAGCCCGGACGACGCCCAGGCCGACCCGATCATGCTGACCGCCTGGGGCCACCAGCGCACGGTGACGGGCGCGAGCGACGCGAACGTGGACGCGTTCTTCGAGAAGTTCGTGCAGGGCGAGCAGACGCCCGAGCCGGGCGCCGCGTGCACGGGTGGTCTGCCGCAGTGA
- a CDS encoding endonuclease/exonuclease/phosphatase family protein has translation MAQQAYMTETDDNGGSGPEPRGVRLRRLIGTLLGRVSAGWRGDPRIWRRGLVLTGFALAFSLVMGLHSRIPNRYGNLGSLTETFLPWIGLFVPVLLVLAVVRRSATALIAVVLPAVVWLNLFGGLLVDRTGSGGDLTVATHNVNADNPDPAGTARDVAASEADVLALEELTATAVPVYEKALAATYKYHSVQGTVGLWSRYPLSGVKPVDIKLGWTRAMRATVTAPQGQVAVYVAHLPSVRVKLQAGFTARQRDKSADALGEAIADEKLTRVVLLGDLNGTMNDRSLNAVTSQMRSTQGAAGSGFGFSWPASFPMARIDQIMVKGVEPVTSWTLPETGSDHLPVAARVKVTTP, from the coding sequence ATGGCGCAGCAGGCGTACATGACGGAGACGGACGACAACGGAGGCTCGGGTCCCGAGCCCCGAGGAGTTCGGCTTCGGCGCCTGATCGGCACTCTGCTCGGCCGGGTGAGCGCGGGCTGGCGCGGTGATCCGCGCATCTGGCGGCGGGGCCTGGTCCTCACCGGCTTCGCCCTGGCGTTCTCCCTGGTGATGGGGCTGCATTCTCGCATCCCCAACCGCTACGGCAACCTCGGCAGCCTCACGGAGACGTTCCTGCCCTGGATCGGCCTCTTCGTGCCGGTCCTGCTGGTGCTGGCGGTGGTGCGCAGGTCAGCGACCGCGCTGATCGCCGTCGTCCTCCCGGCCGTGGTCTGGCTGAACCTCTTCGGCGGGCTTCTCGTCGACCGGACCGGCAGCGGCGGCGACCTCACCGTCGCCACCCACAACGTCAACGCCGACAACCCGGACCCGGCCGGCACCGCCCGTGACGTCGCCGCGTCCGAGGCCGATGTGCTGGCCCTGGAGGAGCTGACCGCCACGGCGGTGCCGGTGTACGAGAAGGCGCTGGCGGCGACGTACAAGTACCACTCGGTGCAGGGCACGGTGGGCCTGTGGAGCAGGTACCCGCTGAGCGGTGTGAAGCCCGTGGACATCAAGCTCGGCTGGACGCGTGCGATGCGGGCGACGGTCACCGCTCCGCAGGGGCAGGTCGCCGTCTACGTCGCGCACCTCCCGTCGGTGCGGGTGAAGCTCCAGGCCGGGTTCACCGCCCGGCAGCGCGACAAGAGCGCGGACGCGCTGGGCGAGGCGATCGCCGACGAGAAGCTGACCCGGGTGGTCCTGCTCGGCGACCTCAACGGCACCATGAACGACCGCTCGCTGAACGCCGTGACCTCCCAGATGCGCTCCACGCAGGGCGCGGCGGGCAGCGGCTTCGGCTTCAGCTGGCCCGCGTCGTTCCCGATGGCGCGGATCGACCAGATCATGGTGAAGGGCGTGGAGCCGGTCACGTCGTGGACGCTGCCGGAGACGGGCAGCGACCATCTCCCGGTGGCGGCACGTGTGAAGGTCACCACACCTTAA
- a CDS encoding DJ-1/PfpI family protein — protein MQVAVVTFDGFNELDSFIASALINRCRKDGLEAFVTTPTKVVTSMNGVEVTGQRPMEFVTEADVVLIGSGVKTRDVVADERLVSRLPLDPARQLIGAQCSGALVLARLGLLGSMPACTDRMSRPFVEACGVTVLDAPFHAEGNIATAGGCLASQYLATWVISRTLGEDAAHDVLDYVAPVGENQETVERALRAVHAGEAALR, from the coding sequence ATGCAGGTAGCCGTGGTCACTTTCGACGGATTCAACGAACTCGACAGCTTCATCGCCTCCGCACTGATCAACCGGTGCCGCAAGGACGGCCTGGAGGCCTTCGTCACGACGCCTACGAAGGTGGTCACGTCGATGAACGGCGTCGAGGTGACCGGGCAGCGCCCGATGGAGTTCGTGACCGAGGCCGACGTCGTGCTGATCGGCAGCGGAGTGAAGACGCGCGACGTGGTCGCCGACGAACGGCTGGTCTCCAGGCTTCCGCTCGACCCCGCGCGCCAGCTGATCGGCGCGCAGTGCTCCGGCGCGCTGGTGCTCGCCCGGCTCGGGCTGCTGGGCTCCATGCCGGCCTGCACGGACAGGATGAGCCGGCCCTTCGTCGAGGCCTGCGGCGTCACCGTGCTGGACGCGCCGTTCCACGCCGAGGGGAACATCGCCACGGCGGGCGGCTGCCTGGCGTCGCAGTACCTCGCCACGTGGGTGATCAGCCGCACGCTCGGCGAGGACGCCGCGCACGACGTCCTCGACTACGTGGCTCCGGTCGGCGAGAACCAGGAGACCGTCGAGCGCGCCCTGCGTGCCGTACACGCGGGCGAGGCCGCCCTGCGCTGA
- a CDS encoding DUF6959 family protein: MERIEAELFTAGGNNAVVRLPGRRFPGVLVQGDSLHILRTDMAELVEACDRGDLGDARDAAGLLLAGLDALLERYGAALDEHEIPRPY; encoded by the coding sequence ATGGAACGCATCGAAGCAGAGCTGTTCACCGCCGGCGGCAACAACGCCGTAGTCCGCCTGCCCGGCCGACGCTTCCCCGGGGTTCTGGTCCAGGGCGACTCCCTGCACATCCTCCGCACCGACATGGCCGAACTGGTGGAGGCCTGCGACCGCGGCGACCTGGGTGACGCCCGCGACGCCGCCGGGCTTCTGCTGGCGGGCCTCGACGCCCTGCTGGAGCGCTACGGCGCGGCGTTGGACGAACACGAGATCCCGCGGCCGTACTGA
- a CDS encoding phosphotransferase-like protein has protein sequence MTRVGRGARCSYRGARVPGMAKTRTELVHRRVRHDLEVDTARTESLDRARAVAARTG, from the coding sequence GTGACGCGTGTCGGCCGTGGTGCGCGGTGCTCGTACCGAGGCGCCCGGGTTCCGGGCATGGCCAAAACCCGGACGGAACTCGTCCACCGGCGCGTCCGCCACGACCTGGAGGTGGACACGGCCCGCACCGAGTCCCTGGACCGCGCGCGGGCCGTCGCCGCCCGGACCGGGTGA
- a CDS encoding glutamine synthetase family protein, translating into MDKQQEFVLRTLEERDIRFVRLWFTDVLGFLKSVAVAPAELEQAFDEGIGFDGSAIEGFARVYESDMIAKPDPSTFQVLPWRAEAPGTARMFCDILMPDGSPSFADPRYVLKRALARASDLGFTFYTHPEIEFFLLKDKPTDGSRPTPADNSGYFDHTPQNVGQDFRRQAITMLESMGISVEFSHHEGAPGQQEIDLRYADALSTADNIMTFRLIMKQVALEQGVQATFMPKPFSEYPGSGMHTHLSLFEGDRNAFYESGSEYQLSKVGRSFIAGLLKHAAEISAVTNQWVNSYKRIWGGSERTAGAGGEAPSYICWGHNNRSALVRVPMYKPGKTGSARIEVRSLDSGTNPYLAYAMLLAAGLKGVEEGYELPPGAEDDVWALSDAERRAMGIEPLPQNLGEALSLMERSDLVAETLGEHVFDFFLRNKKAEWEEYRSEVTAFELRKNLPVL; encoded by the coding sequence ATGGACAAGCAGCAGGAGTTCGTGCTCCGGACGTTGGAGGAGCGCGACATCCGGTTCGTACGGCTGTGGTTCACGGACGTGCTGGGCTTCCTCAAGTCCGTCGCCGTGGCGCCGGCCGAGCTCGAACAGGCCTTCGATGAGGGCATCGGCTTCGACGGTTCCGCGATCGAGGGCTTCGCCCGGGTCTACGAGTCCGACATGATCGCCAAGCCGGATCCGTCCACCTTCCAGGTCCTGCCCTGGCGCGCGGAGGCCCCCGGTACCGCCCGCATGTTCTGCGACATCCTCATGCCGGACGGCTCCCCGTCCTTCGCGGACCCGAGGTACGTGCTGAAGCGTGCCCTGGCGCGCGCCTCGGACCTGGGCTTTACCTTCTACACCCACCCCGAGATCGAGTTCTTCCTGCTGAAGGACAAGCCGACCGACGGCTCCCGCCCGACCCCGGCCGACAACTCCGGCTACTTCGACCACACCCCGCAGAACGTCGGCCAGGACTTCCGGCGCCAGGCCATCACGATGCTGGAGTCGATGGGCATCTCGGTCGAGTTCAGCCATCACGAGGGCGCCCCCGGCCAGCAGGAGATCGACCTGCGCTACGCCGACGCGCTCTCCACGGCGGACAACATCATGACCTTCCGGCTGATCATGAAGCAGGTCGCGCTGGAGCAGGGCGTGCAGGCCACCTTCATGCCGAAGCCGTTCTCGGAGTACCCGGGCAGCGGTATGCACACGCACCTCTCCCTCTTCGAGGGCGACCGCAACGCGTTCTACGAGTCCGGCTCCGAGTACCAGCTCTCCAAGGTCGGCCGCTCCTTCATTGCCGGCCTCCTGAAGCACGCCGCGGAGATCTCCGCCGTCACCAACCAGTGGGTCAACTCCTACAAGCGCATCTGGGGCGGCTCGGAGCGCACCGCGGGCGCCGGTGGCGAGGCCCCCTCGTACATCTGCTGGGGCCACAACAACCGCTCCGCGCTGGTCCGCGTGCCGATGTACAAGCCCGGCAAGACGGGCTCCGCGCGCATCGAGGTCCGCTCCCTCGACTCCGGCACCAACCCGTACCTGGCGTACGCCATGCTCCTCGCCGCCGGGCTCAAGGGCGTCGAGGAGGGCTACGAGCTCCCGCCGGGCGCCGAGGACGACGTCTGGGCGCTGTCCGACGCCGAGCGCCGCGCGATGGGCATCGAGCCCCTCCCGCAGAACCTCGGCGAGGCCCTGAGCCTGATGGAGCGCAGCGACCTCGTCGCCGAGACCCTCGGCGAGCACGTCTTCGACTTCTTCCTGCGCAACAAGAAGGCGGAGTGGGAGGAGTACCGCTCCGAGGTCACCGCCTTCGAGCTGCGGAAGAACCTGCCGGTGCTGTAA
- a CDS encoding MFS transporter — MPLALLALAVGAFGIGTTEFVMMGLLPDVADDLHVSIPTAGHLVSAYALGVVIGAPLLAAVTARMSRRTVLISLMGLFVAGNALSAFAPGYDSLLAARFLSGLPHGAFFGVGAVVATNMVAPERKARSVSLMFLGLTVANIAGVPVATLMGQHLGWRATFLGVGVIGVAAIASLALLIPRDHTQAPAVGLRRELAALRSLPVWLALGTTVAGFGALFSAYSYITPMLTDSAGYADTSVTLLLALFGVGATIGNLVGGRLADHAMRPTLFGGLTSLVVVLALFPLLMTTAWGGALAVVLLGVAAFVTGSPLNLMVMEKAAAGPSLASSANQAAFNMANAGGAWLGGLALTAGLGVTSPALAGAVLAALGLVVAGVAAAVDARRTPRSTGRERVVATHVPRTAEAGARH; from the coding sequence ATGCCCCTGGCCCTGCTCGCCCTGGCCGTGGGTGCCTTCGGAATCGGCACCACGGAGTTCGTGATGATGGGCCTGCTGCCCGACGTCGCGGACGACCTGCATGTCTCGATCCCGACGGCCGGGCATCTGGTCTCGGCGTACGCGCTCGGCGTCGTCATCGGCGCGCCGCTGCTCGCCGCGGTGACGGCCCGCATGTCCCGCCGGACCGTCCTGATCTCCCTGATGGGACTGTTCGTCGCGGGCAACGCCCTGTCCGCCTTCGCCCCCGGATACGACTCGCTGCTCGCCGCCCGCTTCCTCAGCGGTCTGCCGCACGGCGCGTTCTTCGGCGTCGGCGCGGTGGTGGCCACCAACATGGTCGCCCCGGAGCGCAAGGCACGCTCGGTGTCGCTGATGTTCCTCGGCCTGACCGTCGCCAACATCGCGGGCGTCCCCGTCGCCACCCTCATGGGCCAGCACCTCGGCTGGCGCGCGACCTTCCTCGGCGTCGGCGTGATCGGCGTGGCGGCGATCGCCTCGCTGGCCCTGCTGATCCCGCGCGACCACACCCAGGCGCCCGCCGTCGGGCTGCGCCGCGAACTGGCGGCCCTGCGCTCGCTGCCGGTCTGGCTGGCCCTCGGCACGACGGTCGCCGGTTTCGGCGCCCTGTTCTCCGCCTACAGCTACATCACGCCGATGCTGACGGACTCCGCCGGCTACGCCGACACCAGCGTGACGCTGCTGCTCGCGCTGTTCGGCGTCGGCGCGACGATCGGCAACCTGGTGGGCGGCCGTCTCGCCGACCACGCGATGCGCCCGACCCTGTTCGGCGGCCTGACGTCCCTGGTGGTCGTCCTGGCCCTGTTCCCGCTGCTGATGACGACGGCGTGGGGCGGCGCGCTGGCCGTGGTCCTGCTCGGCGTGGCGGCCTTCGTGACGGGTTCGCCGCTCAACCTGATGGTGATGGAGAAGGCGGCCGCGGGCCCGTCGCTGGCCTCCTCCGCCAACCAGGCCGCGTTCAACATGGCCAACGCGGGCGGCGCCTGGCTCGGCGGCCTCGCCCTCACGGCCGGGCTCGGCGTGACCTCACCGGCACTGGCGGGAGCGGTCCTGGCGGCCCTGGGCCTGGTCGTGGCGGGCGTCGCGGCCGCGGTCGACGCGCGCCGGACCCCCCGGTCCACCGGCCGTGAGCGCGTCGTCGCCACGCATGTGCCGCGGACGGCGGAGGCGGGGGCGCGTCACTGA
- a CDS encoding TetR/AcrR family transcriptional regulator: protein MSLADSGSTVRDTGVSGEQPVRGRPRSEAVERAIIEGTMKLLEDGVSLAEISIERIARTAGVGKAAIYRRWSGKEELFVDVLRAAEPQDPELPGTSMRDDLIVLLEALRLRGLANRSSAILHNVHAQMKSSPKIWAAYHNTAIEPRRRMAVEVLRRGQDNGELRADLDVELLNDIFVGPMLVRAVMRPDADLPEELPERIVDTLLDGLRPVSSATRQP, encoded by the coding sequence GTGAGCCTCGCCGACAGCGGGAGCACCGTCAGGGACACCGGAGTGAGCGGGGAGCAGCCCGTCCGGGGACGGCCCCGCAGCGAGGCCGTCGAACGGGCCATCATCGAGGGCACGATGAAGCTGCTGGAGGACGGAGTCTCGCTCGCCGAGATCTCCATCGAACGCATCGCCCGTACCGCAGGCGTCGGCAAGGCCGCCATCTACCGCCGGTGGAGCGGCAAGGAGGAACTCTTCGTCGACGTGCTGCGCGCCGCCGAACCGCAGGACCCCGAACTCCCCGGCACGTCCATGCGCGACGACCTGATCGTGCTCCTCGAGGCACTGCGGCTGCGGGGTCTCGCCAACCGTTCCTCGGCGATCCTGCACAACGTCCACGCGCAGATGAAGAGCAGCCCGAAGATCTGGGCGGCGTACCACAACACGGCGATAGAACCCCGGCGCAGGATGGCCGTCGAGGTCCTGCGCCGGGGTCAGGACAACGGCGAACTGCGCGCCGACCTGGATGTGGAACTGCTGAACGACATCTTCGTGGGCCCCATGCTCGTCCGCGCGGTGATGCGCCCCGACGCCGACCTCCCCGAGGAACTCCCCGAGCGCATCGTCGACACGCTGCTCGACGGCCTACGCCCCGTCAGTTCCGCGACCCGGCAGCCCTAA
- a CDS encoding DUF305 domain-containing protein, with translation MAVAVAGVLVAAGAITYSVAEDGAAQTATPAADSADAGFARDMAVHHQQAVEMSYIVRDRTADADVRRLAYDIAQTQANQRGMLLGWLDLWGLPKVSSDGPMAWMGMGGMSDGEDGALMPGMATDGELKKLGTLNGEQAEIFYLQLMTDHHKGGIHMAEACAAKCTVGVEKRLARGMVEAQQSEIDLMTDLLKARGAKP, from the coding sequence GTGGCGGTCGCCGTGGCCGGGGTGCTCGTCGCCGCCGGGGCCATCACCTACTCCGTCGCGGAGGACGGCGCGGCGCAGACCGCGACGCCCGCCGCCGACTCCGCCGACGCCGGGTTCGCCCGGGACATGGCGGTGCACCACCAGCAGGCCGTCGAGATGTCGTACATCGTCCGGGACCGGACGGCCGACGCGGACGTGCGGCGGCTCGCCTACGACATCGCGCAGACGCAGGCCAACCAGCGCGGCATGCTGCTCGGCTGGCTGGATCTCTGGGGTCTGCCGAAGGTGTCGTCCGACGGCCCGATGGCCTGGATGGGCATGGGGGGCATGAGCGACGGCGAGGACGGCGCGCTCATGCCCGGTATGGCCACCGACGGCGAGCTGAAGAAGCTCGGCACGCTCAACGGCGAGCAGGCCGAGATCTTCTACCTCCAGCTCATGACCGACCACCACAAGGGCGGCATCCACATGGCCGAGGCGTGTGCCGCCAAGTGCACGGTCGGGGTGGAGAAGCGGCTCGCGCGGGGCATGGTCGAGGCGCAGCAGTCGGAGATCGATCTGATGACGGACCTGCTGAAGGCGCGCGGGGCCAAGCCGTAG
- a CDS encoding NAD+ synthase, which yields MPQLRLALNQIDSRVGDLVGNTETILRWTRHSAEQGAHLVAFPEMALTGYPVEDLALRSSFVEASRTALRELAVRLADEGFGELPVVVGFLDRSESDRPKFGRPPGSPRNAAAVLHGGEVVLTFAKHHLPNYGVFDEFRYFVPGDTMPVLRVRGIDVALAICEDLWQDGGRVPAARSAEAGLLLSINASPYERDKDDTRLELVRKRAQEAGCTTAYLAMIGGQDELVFDGDSIVVDRDGEVVARAPQFSEGCVVLDLDLPAASADAPTGVVDDGLRIDRVVVSQEPVPAYEPELSGGYAERLDDAEEIYSALVVGLRAYVAKNGFRSVLIGLSGGIDSALVAAIACDAVGAENVYGVSMPSKYSSEHSKGDAAELARRTGLDFRTVPIEPMFDAYMGSLGLTGLAEENLQSRLRGTLLMAISNQEGHIVLAPGNKSELAVGYSTLYGDSVGAYGPIKDVYKTWIFRLAEWRNAAAAQRGQTPPIPENSITKPPSAELRPGQVDTDSLPDYPVLDAILELYVDRDQGADAIVAAGYDRDLVVKTLRMVDTAEYKRRQYPPGTKISAKGFGKDRRLPITNGWRESV from the coding sequence GTGCCTCAACTTCGTCTCGCCCTGAACCAGATCGACTCGCGCGTCGGCGACCTCGTCGGCAACACCGAAACGATCCTCCGCTGGACCCGGCACTCCGCCGAGCAGGGAGCGCATCTCGTGGCGTTCCCGGAGATGGCGCTGACCGGGTATCCCGTCGAGGACCTCGCCCTGCGCTCCTCCTTCGTCGAGGCCTCCCGCACGGCCCTGCGCGAGCTCGCCGTCCGCCTCGCCGACGAGGGCTTCGGCGAACTGCCGGTGGTCGTCGGTTTCCTCGACCGGTCCGAGAGCGACCGGCCGAAGTTCGGCCGGCCGCCCGGCTCCCCGCGCAACGCGGCGGCGGTGCTGCACGGCGGCGAGGTGGTCCTGACCTTCGCCAAGCACCACCTGCCGAACTACGGCGTCTTCGACGAGTTCCGCTACTTCGTGCCGGGCGACACCATGCCGGTGCTGCGGGTGCGCGGCATCGACGTGGCCCTCGCGATCTGCGAGGACCTCTGGCAGGACGGCGGCCGGGTCCCCGCGGCGCGCTCCGCCGAGGCCGGTCTGCTGCTCTCCATCAACGCCTCCCCCTATGAGCGCGACAAGGACGACACGCGTCTCGAACTGGTCCGCAAGCGGGCCCAGGAGGCCGGCTGCACCACCGCCTACCTCGCGATGATCGGCGGACAGGACGAGTTGGTCTTCGACGGCGACTCGATCGTCGTCGACCGCGACGGCGAGGTCGTGGCGCGGGCCCCGCAGTTCTCCGAAGGATGCGTGGTCCTGGACCTCGACCTGCCCGCGGCCTCGGCCGACGCCCCGACCGGAGTCGTGGACGACGGTCTGCGCATCGACCGCGTCGTGGTGTCGCAGGAGCCCGTCCCGGCGTACGAGCCCGAACTGAGCGGCGGATACGCGGAGCGGCTGGACGACGCCGAGGAGATCTACTCGGCGCTGGTCGTGGGCCTGCGCGCGTATGTCGCGAAGAACGGCTTCCGGTCGGTGCTGATCGGGCTGTCGGGCGGTATCGACTCGGCGCTCGTCGCGGCGATCGCGTGCGACGCGGTGGGCGCGGAGAACGTGTACGGCGTGTCGATGCCGTCGAAGTACTCCTCGGAGCACTCGAAGGGCGACGCGGCGGAGCTGGCGCGCCGGACGGGCCTCGACTTCCGTACGGTCCCGATCGAGCCGATGTTCGACGCGTACATGGGCTCGCTCGGCCTGACGGGTCTGGCGGAGGAGAACCTCCAGTCGCGGCTGCGCGGAACCCTGCTGATGGCGATCTCCAACCAGGAGGGCCACATCGTCCTCGCCCCCGGCAACAAGTCGGAGCTGGCGGTCGGTTACTCGACCCTGTACGGCGACTCGGTCGGCGCGTACGGCCCCATCAAGGACGTCTACAAGACGTGGATCTTCCGGCTCGCCGAGTGGCGCAACGCCGCCGCGGCACAGCGGGGCCAGACCCCGCCCATCCCCGAGAACTCGATCACCAAGCCGCCGAGCGCGGAGCTGCGCCCCGGCCAGGTCGACACCGACTCGCTCCCGGACTATCCGGTCCTGGACGCGATCCTCGAGCTGTACGTCGACCGGGACCAGGGCGCCGACGCGATCGTCGCGGCGGGCTACGACCGTGACCTGGTCGTCAAGACCCTCCGCATGGTGGACACCGCCGAGTACAAGCGCCGCCAGTACCCGCCGGGCACCAAGATCTCGGCGAAGGGCTTCGGCAAGGACCGCCGTCTGCCGATCACGAACGGCTGGCGCGAATCCGTGTGA
- a CDS encoding S53 family peptidase: MRSNRAALRAGASMAATLPMIAGALALGIPAAHAADIPTRDTLAGTKPAWATAKADKGSTSDSAQVSARVYLAGRDAAGLAAYAKAVSDPASPAYGKYLSAAQSQARFGATKAQVAAVRSWLTAAGLKVTGTTGHYVSVSGDVAAAEKAFGTQLHNYAKGTKTYRAPSRTASAPADLDGAVLTVTGLDNAPHKAASKDQLPPPDAVFKNSGPFSSYYGSNTASTLPSAYGKKIPYAVQGYTGKQLRAAYGAGGYTGKGVRIAITDAYASPTIAYDAAAYAKAHGDAAWKTGQLSQVLPKNYTRTEECGAAGWYGEETLDVEAVHAVAPAANVTYVGAASCYDDDLLDSLSKIVDNHLADIVSNSWGDIEANQTPDLAAAYDQVFQFGAVEGIGFYFSSGDNGDELANTGTKQVDTPANSAWVTAVGGTSLAVGKGDKYLWETGWGTDKASLSADGKSWTDFPGAYTSGAGGGTSRTVAEPYYQKGVVPKALATANSAAGNRVVPDISAIADPNTGFRVGQTQTFPDGTEQYSEYRIGGTSLAAPVIAAVQALGQEARGGKAIGFANPSIYSKYGSRVYHDVTDDPTGSGLAVARVDFANGYDATDGLLTSVRSLGKDSSLSAVKGYDDVTGVGTPANGYVESYRRR, from the coding sequence ATGAGATCCAACCGCGCCGCGCTGCGCGCCGGAGCGAGCATGGCAGCGACACTGCCCATGATCGCCGGCGCGCTGGCGCTCGGCATACCCGCCGCCCACGCCGCGGACATCCCGACCCGTGACACGCTGGCCGGGACCAAGCCCGCGTGGGCCACGGCCAAGGCGGACAAGGGCTCGACCTCGGACAGCGCCCAGGTCTCCGCCCGCGTCTACCTCGCGGGACGCGACGCCGCAGGCCTCGCCGCGTACGCGAAGGCCGTGTCCGACCCCGCCTCGCCCGCCTACGGCAAGTACCTCTCCGCCGCGCAGTCCCAGGCCCGCTTCGGCGCGACGAAGGCCCAGGTGGCGGCCGTCAGGTCGTGGCTGACGGCGGCCGGCCTGAAGGTGACGGGCACGACCGGGCACTACGTGTCCGTCAGCGGTGACGTGGCCGCCGCCGAGAAGGCGTTCGGCACCCAGCTGCACAACTACGCCAAGGGCACGAAGACCTATCGCGCGCCCTCGAGGACCGCCTCCGCGCCCGCGGACCTGGACGGCGCCGTCCTGACCGTCACCGGCCTGGACAACGCACCGCACAAGGCCGCGTCCAAGGACCAGCTTCCGCCGCCGGACGCGGTGTTCAAGAACTCCGGGCCGTTCTCCTCGTACTACGGCTCCAACACCGCGAGCACTCTTCCCTCGGCGTACGGCAAGAAGATCCCGTACGCCGTGCAGGGGTACACCGGCAAACAGCTGCGGGCCGCGTACGGCGCGGGCGGCTACACCGGCAAGGGGGTGCGCATCGCCATCACCGACGCGTACGCCTCGCCGACGATCGCCTACGACGCGGCCGCCTACGCGAAGGCGCACGGCGACGCGGCCTGGAAGACGGGCCAGCTGTCCCAGGTCCTGCCGAAGAACTACACCAGGACCGAGGAGTGCGGGGCGGCCGGCTGGTACGGCGAGGAGACCCTCGACGTCGAGGCCGTGCACGCGGTCGCGCCGGCCGCGAACGTCACGTACGTGGGCGCCGCGTCCTGCTACGACGACGATCTGCTCGACTCGCTCAGCAAGATCGTCGACAACCACCTCGCCGACATCGTCTCCAACTCCTGGGGCGACATCGAGGCCAACCAGACGCCGGACCTCGCGGCCGCCTACGACCAGGTCTTCCAGTTCGGCGCGGTCGAGGGAATCGGTTTCTACTTCTCCTCGGGCGACAACGGCGACGAGCTCGCCAACACCGGCACGAAGCAGGTCGACACCCCGGCCAACTCCGCGTGGGTGACGGCGGTCGGCGGCACCTCGCTGGCGGTCGGCAAGGGCGACAAGTACCTGTGGGAGACCGGCTGGGGCACCGACAAGGCCTCGCTGTCGGCCGACGGCAAGAGCTGGACGGACTTCCCGGGCGCGTACACCTCGGGCGCGGGCGGCGGCACCAGCAGGACCGTCGCCGAGCCGTACTACCAGAAGGGCGTCGTCCCGAAGGCGCTCGCCACGGCCAACAGCGCCGCCGGCAACCGCGTCGTCCCGGACATCTCGGCGATCGCCGACCCGAACACCGGCTTCAGGGTCGGCCAGACCCAGACCTTCCCGGACGGCACCGAGCAGTACAGCGAGTACCGCATCGGCGGCACCTCGCTGGCCGCGCCGGTCATCGCGGCCGTGCAGGCCCTGGGCCAGGAGGCGCGCGGCGGCAAGGCGATCGGTTTCGCCAACCCGTCGATCTACTCCAAGTACGGCTCGCGGGTCTACCACGACGTCACGGACGACCCGACCGGATCGGGGCTCGCGGTCGCGCGCGTCGACTTCGCCAACGGCTACGACGCGACGGACGGACTGCTGACCTCCGTCCGCAGCCTCGGCAAGGACAGTTCGCTGTCCGCCGTGAAGGGCTACGACGACGTCACCGGCGTGGGTACGCCCGCAAACGGTTACGTGGAGTCGTACCGCCGACGCTGA